One genomic segment of Naumovozyma castellii chromosome 7, complete genome includes these proteins:
- the ASI2 gene encoding Asi2p (ancestral locus Anc_2.112), whose translation MNPHKPRREIRNTLEAFIAESNRRIARSERDARRLNEEQGVNHIEESLLNALNGAMHTFAQELEHQFEAIEMEELQHNRNNDPFHVNPPPPPLDRLRNLNLPAQERRPVSWFRRFIRNILMFDYLLMVMLFPFSIYNLIKSGFNCITFSESDFLWDILFYFRFVGPTLVPTNMNIRITDEEDIVTFGLLGTFHNVVIYYTEPLLRRIVRFHNHKWLIRMYSIMVKIVTACLYLTYGLSGTTYLLLASFFFSLVMGWTLMRRYRAVYAIVAHDLGQ comes from the coding sequence ATGAATCCTCACAAAccaagaagagaaattaGAAACACACTGGAGGCATTTATTGCCGAGTCCAATAGACGAATAGCTAGATCAGAAAGAGACGCACGGAGACTAAATGAAGAACAAGGTGTAAACCATATTGAAGAATCACTACTGAACGCATTAAACGGTGCCATGCATACGTTTGCACAAGAACTAGAGCATCAATTTGAAGCAATAGAGATGGAGGAGCTTCAACACAATCGAAACAATGATCCTTTCCATGTAAAcccaccaccaccaccgCTCGATAGGCTAAggaatttaaatttgccAGCTCAAGAGCGGAGACCTGTCTCATGGTTTAGAAGATTTATCAGAAACATTTTAATGTTTGATTATTTACTAATGGTGATGTTGTTCCCATTTTCCATATATAACTTGATCAAGAGTGGATTTAATTGCATTACATTTTCCGAATCAGATTTCCTATGGGATATACTATTCTATTTCAGATTTGTTGGCCCGACTTTGGTCCCGACCAATATGAACATAAGAATTacagatgaagaggatATAGTAACGTTTGGATTACTGGGTACGTTCCATAACGTTGTCATCTACTACACGGAGCCCCTATTGCGCCGAATTGTGCGATTCCACAACCATAAATGGTTGATACGGATGTACAGTATCATGGTCAAGATAGTCACGGCATGCCTGTACCTGACATATGGATTAAGTGGGACCACGTATCTCCTGTTGGccagtttcttcttctcccTCGTGATGGGATGGACACTAATGAGGCGATATAGGGCTGTTTACGCGATCGTCGCGCACGATTTAGGACAATAA